From a single Hippoglossus stenolepis isolate QCI-W04-F060 chromosome 2, HSTE1.2, whole genome shotgun sequence genomic region:
- the LOC118116371 gene encoding echinoderm microtubule-associated protein-like 6 isoform X1 encodes MSDKTAPRCQLRLEWIYGYRGHQCRNNLFYTAGKEVVYFVAGVGVVYNTREHTQKFYLGHNDDIISLSIHPDKVQVATGQVGKDPYICIWDTYAMQTVSILRDVHTHGVACLAFNSDGQRLASVGLDAKNTVCVWDWRRGRVVATATGHSDRIFDVTWDPFQSSRLVSCGVKHIKFWILCGNALTPKRGIFGKTGDLQTILCVCAAKDELTYSGALNGDVYVWRGVTLIRTVQAAHGAGIFSMHACEEGFATGGRDGCIRLWDVDFKPITKIDLREAEQGYKGLSIRSVCWKADRILAGTQDSEIFEVMVRDRDKPVLLMQGHSEGELWALDLHPKQPVAVTGSDDRSVRLWSLPDHTLLARCNMEESVRSVSFNNDGSQLALGMKDGSFTVLRVRDMTEVVHIKDRKEVIHELKFSPDGSFLAVGSNDGLVDIYAVGQRYKKVGECCRSTSFITHLDWSVDSRFLQTNDGAGERLFYRMPAGKLVPKEEAKGIHWMTWTGVVGAEVNGIWPKYSTISNVNSVDANYSSAVLVTGDDLGLVKLFRFPCLKKGAKFKKYIGHSAHVTNVRWSNDLQWVVSTGGADHAVFQWRFLPEGVMNGVLEPLLQEGYADSNSGESDSDLSDVPELDSDIEQEAQTSYERQVYKEDLPQLRKKLIGSLKRQKSPEEGLRLQFVHGYRGFDCRNNLFYSQTGEVVYHVAAVAIVYNRLQHSQRFYLGHDDDILGLTVHPLKDYVASAQVGRDPAVHVWDVQTLKCLSLLKGHHSRGVCALEFTADGKSLVSVGIDDCHSIVIWDWKKGERLAKARGHKEKIFVVKSNPFRMDKLVTVGMKHIKFWQHSGGGLTFKRGIFGNLGKQETMMSACYGRSEDLVFSGATNGDVYIWRDTTLIKTIKAHDGPVFAMCSLDKGFVTGGKDGIVELWDDMFERCLKTYAIKRAALSPSSKGLLLEDNPSIRAITLGHGHILLGTKNGEILEIDKSGPMTLLVQGHMEGEVWGLAAHPLLPVCATVSDDKTLRIWELSANHRMVAVRKLKKGGRCCAFSPDGKALAVGLNDGSFLVVNADTLEDMVTFHHRRELISDIRFSQDAGKYLAVASHDSFVDIYNVLTSKRVGICKGSGSYITHIDWDSRGKLLQVNTGAKEQLFFEAPRGRKQNISVAEFEKLDWASWTSVLGPTCEGIWPTLSFVNAASLTKDRKLLATGDDFGFLKLFSFPSRGQFAKFKKYVGHSTNVTNVRWSNDDSVLLSVGGADTALMIWSREPPGHKESKAVDSEESDDDTEEDGGYDSDVAREKVVDYVTKIYSPNIRNMSGTKPHLQHKELPVEERPPVSRAAPLPDKLLKNNVTKKKKVVEELVLEHVFGYRGFDCRNNLHYLNDGADIIFHTAAAVVIQNLSAGSQSFYLEHTDDILCLTVNQHPKYQNIIATGQIGDITDLPEAEVSGLSPSIHVWDAMTKQTLSILRCSHAKGVGYVNFSATGKLLLSVGVEPEHTITVWRWQEGTRVTSKGGHAERIFVVEFRPDSDTQFVSVGIKHIKFWTLVGGSLVYKKGVIGSVEDGRMQTMLSVAFGANNLTFTGAINGDVFVWREHFLVRVVAKAHSGPVFTMYTTLRDGLIVTGGKERPTKEGGAVKLWDQEMKRCRAFQLETGQPVENVRSVCRGKGKILVGTKDGEIIEVGEKNAASNTMINGHTQGGIWGLATHPFKDVFISASDDGTIRIWDLADKKLLNKVSLGHPAKCTSYSPNGEMVSIGMENGEFIVLLVNSLTVWGKKRDRSVAIEDIRFSPDNRFLAVGSVESAVDFYDLSLGPSLNRIGYCKDVPGFVIQIDFSADSKHIQVSTSTYTRQVHEVPSGKMVTEQSIIERITWATWTSVLGDEVLGVWPRNAEKADVNCACVSHAGVNLVTGDDFGLIKLFDFPCSEKFGKHKRYFGHSAHVTNIRFSCDDKYVISAGGSDCSLFVWKCQ; translated from the exons ATGTCGGATAAGACTGCTCCTCGGTGTCAGCTGAGGCTGGAGTGGATCTACGGATACAGAGGTCATCAGTGCCGGAACAACCTGTTCTACACCGCAGGAAAAGAAGTGGTGTACTTCGTGGCCGGGGTTGGTGTTGTCTACAACACCCGAGAACACACCCAGAAGTTCTACCTGGGACACaacgatgacatcatcag tcTATCGATCCATCCAGATAAGGTCCAGGTGGCGACGGGTCAGGTGGGTAAGGACCCGTACATCTGTATCTGGGACACGTACGCCATGCAGACCGTCTCCATCCTGAGGGACGTCCACACACACGGAGTCGCCTGTCTCGCCTTCAACTCTGACGGACAG CGGCTGGCGTCGGTCGGTCTGGACGCCAagaacacagtgtgtgtttgggattggaggagaggaagagttgTCGCCACGGCGACCGGACACTCGGACAGA ATCTTTGACGTGACGTGGGATCCGTTCCAGTCCAGTCGACTCGTCAGCTGTGGAGTCAAACACATCAAG ttcTGGATTCTCTGTGGAAATGCTCTGACTCCAAAACGAGGGATCTTTGGGAAGACGGGCGACCTGCAGACcatcctgtgtgtctgtgcagctaAAGACGAGCTGACGTACTCTGGAGCTCTGAACGGAGATGTTTACGTGTGGAGAGGAGTCACTCTGATCAGAACTGTACAGGCTGCACACGGG GCAGGGATCTTCAGCATGCACGCCTGTGAGGAAGGATTTGCCACCGGAGGACGGGACGGCTGCATCAGACTGTGGGACGTCGACTTCAAACCCATCACCAAGATCGACCTGAGAGAGGCGGAGCAGGGATACAAAG GTCTGTCGATCCGCAGTGTTTGCTGGAAGGCTGACCGGATCCTGGCAGGGACTCAGGACAGCGAGATCTTCGAGGTCATGGTCCGAGACAGGGACAAACCAGTTCTGCTGATGCAAGGTCACAGCGAGGGCGAGCTGTGGGCACTCGACCTGCATCCCAAACAACCGGTCGCTGTCACTGGGAGTGACGACCGCTCTGTCAG gctTTGGAGTCTTCCTGACCACACTCTGCTAGCTCGCTGTAACATGGAGGAATCTGTTCGTAGTGTTTCCTTCAACAACGACGGCTCTCAGCTCGCTCTCGGCATGAAAGACGGATCCTTCACCGTGCTGCGTGTCAG GGACATGACAGAGGTCGTACACATCAAAGACAGGAAGGAGGTGATCCATGAGCTCAAGTTTTCTCCAGATGGTTCCTTCCTGGCGGTGGGATCAAACGATGGGCTGGTGGATATCTACGCCGTTGGCCAGCGCTATAAGAAGGTGGGTGAGTGTTGTCGTTCCACCTCCTTCATCACCCACTTGGACTGGTCGGTCGACAGTCGCTTCCTGCAGACCAATGACGGTGCTGGAGAACGGCTCTTCTACAGGATGCCAG CAGGTAAGCTGGTTCCTAAAGAGGAGGCGAAGGGGATCCACTGGATGACGTGGACGGGCGTTGTTGGGGCTGAAGTGAATGGTATATGGCCCAAATACTCCACCATCTCTAATGTGAACTCTGTGGATGCCAACTACAGCAGTGCTGTGTTGGTGACTGGAGACGACCTCGGCCTCGTCAAACTCTTCAGGTTCCCCTGCCTGAAGAAAG GAGCGAAATTCAAGAAGTACATTGGTCACTCTGCACATGTGACCAATGTTCGCTGGTCCAATGACCTGCAGTGGGTGGTCAGCACTGGTGGCGCTGACCACGCAGTCTTCCAGTGGAGATTCCTGCCTGAAGGCGTCATGAATGGTGTTTTGGAGCCGCTTCTACAAG AGGGTTACGCTGACTCCAACAGTGGTGAGTCGGACTCGGACCTATCGGACGTCCCAGAGCTGGACTCGGACATCGAACAGGAAGCTCAGACGAGCTACGAACGCCAG gtGTATAAGGAAGACCTGCCTCAGCTGAGGAAGAAGCTGATTGGCTCTCTGAAGCGGCAGAAATCTCCGGAGGAGGGGCTTCGTCTGCAGTTTGTTCATGG GTATCGGGGGTTCGACTGTCGTAACAACCTGTTCTACAGTCAGACGGGCGAGGTGGTGTACCATGTGGCCGCAGTCGCCATCGTTTACAACCGGTTGCAGCACAGTCAGAGGTTTTACCTCGGCCATGACGACGACATCCTCGGCCTCACCGTCCACCCACTCAAAGACTACGTGGCCTCCGCACAG GTGGGCAGAGACCCAGCCGTCCACGTTTGGGACGTCCAGACCCTGAAGTGTTTATCACTGCTGAAGGGACACCACAGCAGAGGAGTGTGTGCCCTGGAGTTCACAG CCGATGGGAAGAGTTTGGTTTCAGTCGGAATCGATGATTGTCACTCCATCGTTATTTGGGACtggaagaaaggagagaggctGGCCAAGGCCAG GGGCCACAAGGAGAAGATCTTCGTGGTGAAGAGTAACCCCTTCAGGATGGACAAGCTGGTGACTGTGGGGATGAAACACATCAAGTTCTGGCAACATTCAG GGGGCGGTCTGACATTTAAACGAGGGATATTTGGGAACCTGGGGAAACAAGAGACCATGATGTCTGCGTGTTATGGTCGATCCGAGGACCTGGTTTTCTCCGGAGCCACGAACGGAGACGTTTACATCTGGAGAGACACAACTCTGATCAAGACCATCAAAGCCCACGACGGCCCGGTGTTCGCCATGTGCTCCCTCGACAAG GGTTTTGTGACGGGGGGGAAGGACGGAATCGTGGAGCTGTGGGACGACATGTTTGAGAGATGTTTGAAGACGTACGCCATCAAGAGAGCCGCTCTGTCTCCGTCTTCTAAAG gtttgCTGCTGGAGGACAACCCGTCCATCAGAGCCATCACCCTGGGACACGGTCACATCCTGCTGGGAACCAAAAATGGAGAAATCCTGGAGATCGACAAGAGCGGACCCATGACCCTGCTGGTTCAG ggGCACATGGAGGGCGAGGTTTGGGGTTTGGCGGCTCACCCTCTACTTCCTGTCTGCGCCACCGTCAGTGACGACAAAACTCTGAGGATCTGGGAGCTGTCAGCCAATCACCGCATGGTCGCTGTCCGCAAACTGAAGAAAG GGGGGCGGTGCTGTGCCTTCTCTCCTGACGGGAAAGCCCTGGCCGTCGGTCTGAACGACGGCAGCTTCCTGGTGGTGAACGCCGACACTCTGGAGGACATGGTGACTTTCCACCACCGCAGAGAGCTTATCTCCGACATCCGTTTCTCCCAAG atgcAGGGAAGTACCTGGCAGTGGCGTCCCATGATTCCTTTGTGGACATTTACAACGTCCTGACCAGTAAGAGAGTTGGCATCTGTAAAGGATCCGGCAGCTACATCACTCACATCGACTGGGACTCCAGAG GTAAACTACTGCAGGTGAACACCGGAGCTAAAGAGCAGCTGTTCTTCGAGGCTCCACGAGGACGTAAACAGAACATCAGTGTGGCTGAg tTTGAGAAGCTGGATTGGGCGAGCTGGACGTCAGTCCTGGGTCCGACTTGTGAGGGAATATGGCCGACGCTCAGCTTCGTTAATGCTGCCTCCCTCACCAAAGATCGCAAGCTGCTCGCCACCGGAGACGACTTCGGGTTCCTCAAACTGTTCAGCTTCCCGTCCAGG GGCCAGTTTGCGAAGTTTAAGAAGTACGTGGGTCACAGCACCAACGTCACGAATGTCCGATGGTCCAATGACGACTCCGTGCTGCTGTCAGTGGGCGGGGCCGACACAGCACTGATGATCTGGAGCAGAGAGCCACCGGGACACAAAGAGAGTAAAGCTGTGGACAGCGAGGAGTCGGACGACGACACTGAGGAGGACGGAG gttacGACAGCGATGTGGCGCGGGAGAAGGTGGTGGACTACGTCACAAAGATCTACTCTCCCaacatcaggaacatgtcaggaaccaaacctcacctgcagcacaaagagctTCCTGTGGAGGAGAG GCCTCCAGTGAGTCGAGCGGCACCACTGCCGGACAAACTGCTGAAGAACAACGtgaccaagaagaagaaggtggtgGAG GAGCTGGTATTGGAGCACGTCTTCGGGTACAGAGGCTTCGACTGTCGCAACAACCTGCATTACCTCAACGACGGTGCTGACATCATCTTTCACACGGCCGCCGCTGTGGTGATCCAGAACCTGTCCGCCG GAAGTCAGAGTTTCTACCTGGAACACACCGACGACatcctctgtctcactgtcaATCAACATCCCAAATACCAAAACATCATCGCCACGGGACAGATCG GTGACATCACCGACCTGCCAG AGGCTGAAGTGTCCG GCCTGTCGCCATCCATCCATGTGTGGGACGCCATGACAAAGCAGACGCTGTCCATCCTCCGCTGTTCCCATGCGAAAGGTGTCGGCTATGTCAACTTCAGCGCTACAGGAAAGCTGCTGCTGTCCGTGGGAGTGGAACCTGAACACACCATCACCGTGTGGAGGTGGCAGGAAG GCACCAGGGTGACCAGTAAAGGTGGCCACGCTGAGCGCATCTTCGTCGTGGAGTTCAGACCCGACTCCGACACCCAGTTTGTGTCAGTAGGAATTAAACACATCAAGTTCTGGACTCTGGTTGGAGGTTCACTTGTTTACAAGAAAGGTGTGATCGGCTCAGTGGAGGACGGCCGCATGCAGACCATGCTGTCTGTGGCGTTTGGTGCA AACAACCTGACCTTCACTGGTGCCATAAATGGAGACGTATTTGTGTGGAGGGAGCACTTCCTTGTTCGGGTGGTGGCAAAGGCGCACAGCGGTCCGGTCTTCACCATGTACACCACCCTGAGGGACGGACTCATCGTCACGGGCGGGAAGGAACGACC GACTAAAGAAGGGGGCGCTGTGAAGCTGTGGGACCAGGAGATGAAACGCTGCCGAGCATTTCAACTGGAGACGGGTCAGCCGGTGGAGAACGTCCGGTCGGTCTGCAGAGGGAAG GGGAAGATCCTGGTGGGAACTAAAGATGGAGAGATCATAGAGGTTGGAGAGAAGAATGCAGCCTCCAACACAATGATCAACGGCCACACTCAGGGGGGAATCTGGGGTTTGGCAACTCACCCTTTCAAAGACGTCTTTATCTCCGCCAGTGACGACGGGACCATCAGGATATGGGACCTGGCTGATAAG aAACTTCTCAACAAGGTGAGTTTGGGTCATCCTGCCAAGTGCACGTCCTACAGCCCCAACGGAGAGATGGTTTCTATCGGCATGGAGAACGGCGAGTTCATCGTCCTGCTCGTCAACTCCCTCACTGTCTGGGGCAAGAAGAGAGACCGCAGCGTCGCCATAGAGGACATAAG GTTCAGTCCAGATAACCGGTTCCTGGCAGTGGGTTCAGTTGAAAGTGCTGTGGATTTTTACGACCTTTCTCTTGGACCGTCCCTCAACCGGATCGGTTACTGTAAGGACGTCCCCGGCTTTGTGATCCAGATCGACTTCTCTGCGGACAGCAAACACATCCAG GTGTCCACCAGCACCTACACCAGGCAGGTGCATGAAGTTCCCTCAGGGAAGATGGTAACGGAGCAGTCCATCATAGAGAGGATCACCTGGGCAACCTGGACCAG cGTCCTGGGGGACGAGGTTCTCGGGGTCTGGCCTCGTAACGCTGAAAAGGCGGATGTGAACTGTGCTTGTGTTTCCCACGCCGGCGTCAACCTGGTGACAGGAGATGACTTTGGTCTCATCAAGCTCTTTGACTTCCCCTGCTCCGAAAAATTT GGGAAACACAAGCGTTACTTCGGTCACTCTGCTCATGTGACTAACATTCGCTTCTCCTGTGACGATAAATACGTCATCAGTGCCGGCGGCAGCGACTGCAG ttTATTTGTGTGGAAATGTCAGTGA